In the genome of Eriocheir sinensis breed Jianghai 21 chromosome 44, ASM2467909v1, whole genome shotgun sequence, one region contains:
- the LOC126980578 gene encoding 5'-nucleotidase domain-containing protein 3-like isoform X3: MSPRRGISSLFLASVRARAAPSIGGMCATPKREYSEDFLHKCYQDHKKLWESKKLPENVNPRSVFGNNELDLRDIKVYGFDYDYTLAHYKVAVENLIYDLGKNVLVSKYRYPEDIKNLQYNRDLAVRGLHYDIEKGLLMKMDQFQQLQIGSIYRGMTCLSQEEVLSIYKSRSLPLHYVEGHLRGDTKMAHLADLFSLPEMCLLSQVAQYFMDNNLAYHSVPLFNDVKAAISSIHPEMHRIVARNIGDYLIKDPHLITFFERLKQNKKELFIITNSPFSFVNVGMTYLLGEDWRNYFDVVIASAKKPAFFTDCMRPFRQLNEEILVQTWGPVTSLEKGKVYLEGNLKQLQEMKGWHGQELLYFGDHPYSDLADVSLNHSWRTGAIIWELDYEIQCLNSLEYKKTSGWLVVLQSLIESCQDFEDETSRQIVKGWVEERDQLRQKTKAMFNAHFGSVFRTHNNPTYFSRRLFRFADIYTSRLSNLNDYSVNHTFYPRRGVLPHEYKSLFV; encoded by the exons GTAAGAAACTCCCGGAAAATGTCAACCCACGCTCAGTCTTCGGTAACAATGAGCTCGACCTGCGCGATATCAAGGTCTACGGCTTTGACTATGATTACACCTTAGCCCATTACAAAGTTGCCGTTGAAAACCTGATCTACGACCTAGGCAAGAATGTCCTCGTCTCCAAGTATAGG TACCCCGAGGACATCAAGAATCTTCAGTACAACCGGGACTTAGCTGTACGTGGGCTTCACTATGACATCGAGAAAGGGCTGCTAATGAAGATGGACCAATTTCAGCAGCTTCAGATTGGCTCCATATACCGCGGGATGACGTGTCTGAGCCAGGAGGAGGTGCTGAGTATCTATAAGAGTCGCTCGCTGCCTCTGCATTACGTGGAGGGTCATCTCAGGGGG GACACCAAGATGGCCCACCTGGCTGACCTCTTCTCCCTGCCTGAGATGTGTCTGCTGAGTCAGGTCGCGCAGTACTTCATGGATAACAACCTCGCCTACCACTCCGTCCCTCTCTTCAATGACGTCAAG GCCGCCATCAGCTCCATCCACCCCGAGATGCACCGGATTGTGGCGCGGAACATCGGCGACTACCTGATCAAGGACCCGCACCTCATCACCTTCTTTGAGCGGCTGAAGCAGAATAAAAAGGAGctcttcatcatcaccaacagCCCCTTCTCCTTTGT TAATGTTGGCATGACGTACCTTCTGGGCGAGGACTGGCGGAACTACTTCGATGTGGTGATCGCCAGCGCCAAGAAGCCGGCTTTCTTCACGGACTGCATGCGGCCCTTCCGGCAGTTGAATGAGGAGATCCTGGTGCAGACGTGGGGCCCCGTCACCAGCCTGGAGAAGGGGAAAGTCTACCTGGAG GGCAACTTGAAGCAGCTGCAGGAGATGAAGGGTTGGCACGGGCAGGAGCTTCTGTACTTCGGTGACCACCCGTACAGTGACCTGGCTGACGTGTCCCTCAACCACAGCTGGCGGACGGGAGCAATCATCTGGGAGCTAGAC TATGAGATCCAGTGCCTCAATTCGCTGGAGTACAAGAAGACGAGCGGGTGGCTGGTGGTGCTGCAGTCGCTGATCGAGAGCTGCCAGGACTTCGAGGATGAGACGTCGCGCCAGATCGTCAAGggatgggtggaggagagagaccAGCTGAG ACAGAAGACCAAGGCCATGTTCAACGCACACTTTGGCAGCGTCTTCCGCACCCACAACAACCCCACGTACTTCTCACGGCGGCTGTTCCGTTTCGCCGACATCTACACGTCACGCCTCTCCAACCTCAACGACTACTCTGTCAACCACACGTTCTATCCCCGGCGAGGCGTTCTCCCGCACGAATACAAGTCCCTCTTCGTCTGA
- the LOC126980578 gene encoding 5'-nucleotidase domain-containing protein 3-like isoform X1, translating to MSPRRGISSLFLASVRARAAPSIGGMCATPKREYSEDFLHKCYQDHKKLWESKKLPENVNPRSVFGNNELDLRDIKVYGFDYDYTLAHYKVAVENLIYDLGKNVLVSKYRYPEDIKNLQYNRDLAVRGLHYDIEKGLLMKMDQFQQLQIGSIYRGMTCLSQEEVLSIYKSRSLPLHYVEGHLRGLCELNNFQTGYTMDTKMAHLADLFSLPEMCLLSQVAQYFMDNNLAYHSVPLFNDVKAAISSIHPEMHRIVARNIGDYLIKDPHLITFFERLKQNKKELFIITNSPFSFVNVGMTYLLGEDWRNYFDVVIASAKKPAFFTDCMRPFRQLNEEILVQTWGPVTSLEKGKVYLEGNLKQLQEMKGWHGQELLYFGDHPYSDLADVSLNHSWRTGAIIWELDYEIQCLNSLEYKKTSGWLVVLQSLIESCQDFEDETSRQIVKGWVEERDQLRQKTKAMFNAHFGSVFRTHNNPTYFSRRLFRFADIYTSRLSNLNDYSVNHTFYPRRGVLPHEYKSLFV from the exons GTAAGAAACTCCCGGAAAATGTCAACCCACGCTCAGTCTTCGGTAACAATGAGCTCGACCTGCGCGATATCAAGGTCTACGGCTTTGACTATGATTACACCTTAGCCCATTACAAAGTTGCCGTTGAAAACCTGATCTACGACCTAGGCAAGAATGTCCTCGTCTCCAAGTATAGG TACCCCGAGGACATCAAGAATCTTCAGTACAACCGGGACTTAGCTGTACGTGGGCTTCACTATGACATCGAGAAAGGGCTGCTAATGAAGATGGACCAATTTCAGCAGCTTCAGATTGGCTCCATATACCGCGGGATGACGTGTCTGAGCCAGGAGGAGGTGCTGAGTATCTATAAGAGTCGCTCGCTGCCTCTGCATTACGTGGAGGGTCATCTCAGGGGG CTCTGTGAACTAAATAATTTTCAGACG GGTTACACTATG GACACCAAGATGGCCCACCTGGCTGACCTCTTCTCCCTGCCTGAGATGTGTCTGCTGAGTCAGGTCGCGCAGTACTTCATGGATAACAACCTCGCCTACCACTCCGTCCCTCTCTTCAATGACGTCAAG GCCGCCATCAGCTCCATCCACCCCGAGATGCACCGGATTGTGGCGCGGAACATCGGCGACTACCTGATCAAGGACCCGCACCTCATCACCTTCTTTGAGCGGCTGAAGCAGAATAAAAAGGAGctcttcatcatcaccaacagCCCCTTCTCCTTTGT TAATGTTGGCATGACGTACCTTCTGGGCGAGGACTGGCGGAACTACTTCGATGTGGTGATCGCCAGCGCCAAGAAGCCGGCTTTCTTCACGGACTGCATGCGGCCCTTCCGGCAGTTGAATGAGGAGATCCTGGTGCAGACGTGGGGCCCCGTCACCAGCCTGGAGAAGGGGAAAGTCTACCTGGAG GGCAACTTGAAGCAGCTGCAGGAGATGAAGGGTTGGCACGGGCAGGAGCTTCTGTACTTCGGTGACCACCCGTACAGTGACCTGGCTGACGTGTCCCTCAACCACAGCTGGCGGACGGGAGCAATCATCTGGGAGCTAGAC TATGAGATCCAGTGCCTCAATTCGCTGGAGTACAAGAAGACGAGCGGGTGGCTGGTGGTGCTGCAGTCGCTGATCGAGAGCTGCCAGGACTTCGAGGATGAGACGTCGCGCCAGATCGTCAAGggatgggtggaggagagagaccAGCTGAG ACAGAAGACCAAGGCCATGTTCAACGCACACTTTGGCAGCGTCTTCCGCACCCACAACAACCCCACGTACTTCTCACGGCGGCTGTTCCGTTTCGCCGACATCTACACGTCACGCCTCTCCAACCTCAACGACTACTCTGTCAACCACACGTTCTATCCCCGGCGAGGCGTTCTCCCGCACGAATACAAGTCCCTCTTCGTCTGA
- the LOC126980578 gene encoding 5'-nucleotidase domain-containing protein 3-like isoform X2, whose amino-acid sequence MSPRRGISSLFLASVRARAAPSIGGMCATPKREYSEDFLHKCYQDHKKLWESKKLPENVNPRSVFGNNELDLRDIKVYGFDYDYTLAHYKVAVENLIYDLGKNVLVSKYRYPEDIKNLQYNRDLAVRGLHYDIEKGLLMKMDQFQQLQIGSIYRGMTCLSQEEVLSIYKSRSLPLHYVEGHLRGLCELNNFQTDTKMAHLADLFSLPEMCLLSQVAQYFMDNNLAYHSVPLFNDVKAAISSIHPEMHRIVARNIGDYLIKDPHLITFFERLKQNKKELFIITNSPFSFVNVGMTYLLGEDWRNYFDVVIASAKKPAFFTDCMRPFRQLNEEILVQTWGPVTSLEKGKVYLEGNLKQLQEMKGWHGQELLYFGDHPYSDLADVSLNHSWRTGAIIWELDYEIQCLNSLEYKKTSGWLVVLQSLIESCQDFEDETSRQIVKGWVEERDQLRQKTKAMFNAHFGSVFRTHNNPTYFSRRLFRFADIYTSRLSNLNDYSVNHTFYPRRGVLPHEYKSLFV is encoded by the exons GTAAGAAACTCCCGGAAAATGTCAACCCACGCTCAGTCTTCGGTAACAATGAGCTCGACCTGCGCGATATCAAGGTCTACGGCTTTGACTATGATTACACCTTAGCCCATTACAAAGTTGCCGTTGAAAACCTGATCTACGACCTAGGCAAGAATGTCCTCGTCTCCAAGTATAGG TACCCCGAGGACATCAAGAATCTTCAGTACAACCGGGACTTAGCTGTACGTGGGCTTCACTATGACATCGAGAAAGGGCTGCTAATGAAGATGGACCAATTTCAGCAGCTTCAGATTGGCTCCATATACCGCGGGATGACGTGTCTGAGCCAGGAGGAGGTGCTGAGTATCTATAAGAGTCGCTCGCTGCCTCTGCATTACGTGGAGGGTCATCTCAGGGGG CTCTGTGAACTAAATAATTTTCAGACG GACACCAAGATGGCCCACCTGGCTGACCTCTTCTCCCTGCCTGAGATGTGTCTGCTGAGTCAGGTCGCGCAGTACTTCATGGATAACAACCTCGCCTACCACTCCGTCCCTCTCTTCAATGACGTCAAG GCCGCCATCAGCTCCATCCACCCCGAGATGCACCGGATTGTGGCGCGGAACATCGGCGACTACCTGATCAAGGACCCGCACCTCATCACCTTCTTTGAGCGGCTGAAGCAGAATAAAAAGGAGctcttcatcatcaccaacagCCCCTTCTCCTTTGT TAATGTTGGCATGACGTACCTTCTGGGCGAGGACTGGCGGAACTACTTCGATGTGGTGATCGCCAGCGCCAAGAAGCCGGCTTTCTTCACGGACTGCATGCGGCCCTTCCGGCAGTTGAATGAGGAGATCCTGGTGCAGACGTGGGGCCCCGTCACCAGCCTGGAGAAGGGGAAAGTCTACCTGGAG GGCAACTTGAAGCAGCTGCAGGAGATGAAGGGTTGGCACGGGCAGGAGCTTCTGTACTTCGGTGACCACCCGTACAGTGACCTGGCTGACGTGTCCCTCAACCACAGCTGGCGGACGGGAGCAATCATCTGGGAGCTAGAC TATGAGATCCAGTGCCTCAATTCGCTGGAGTACAAGAAGACGAGCGGGTGGCTGGTGGTGCTGCAGTCGCTGATCGAGAGCTGCCAGGACTTCGAGGATGAGACGTCGCGCCAGATCGTCAAGggatgggtggaggagagagaccAGCTGAG ACAGAAGACCAAGGCCATGTTCAACGCACACTTTGGCAGCGTCTTCCGCACCCACAACAACCCCACGTACTTCTCACGGCGGCTGTTCCGTTTCGCCGACATCTACACGTCACGCCTCTCCAACCTCAACGACTACTCTGTCAACCACACGTTCTATCCCCGGCGAGGCGTTCTCCCGCACGAATACAAGTCCCTCTTCGTCTGA